The Parvibaculaceae bacterium PLY_AMNH_Bact1 genome window below encodes:
- the hemJ gene encoding protoporphyrinogen oxidase HemJ (Derived by automated computational analysis using gene prediction method: Protein Homology.), translating to MTDFLLDYYPWIKAFHIISVIFWMAGMYYLPRLYVYHTETEPGSELSENYKKMEELLLRRIINPAMIAAWALGLTLAWLLWDSIGSDGWFHVKLLLVTVMAAYHGFLSRWRKAFARDERPYTSRQMRILNEVPPVLTIFIVILVIVRPF from the coding sequence ATGACTGATTTTCTGCTCGACTATTATCCGTGGATCAAAGCTTTTCACATCATCAGTGTGATTTTCTGGATGGCAGGCATGTATTATCTGCCCCGGCTTTACGTCTACCACACGGAGACGGAACCTGGTTCTGAGCTCTCTGAAAACTATAAAAAGATGGAAGAGCTGCTGCTGCGGCGGATTATCAATCCAGCGATGATCGCGGCCTGGGCGCTTGGGCTCACTCTTGCCTGGCTTTTGTGGGACAGCATTGGTTCAGATGGCTGGTTCCATGTGAAACTGCTGCTTGTCACTGTCATGGCGGCCTATCACGGGTTTTTGTCGCGTTGGCGGAAGGCCTTCGCACGGGACGAACGGCCTTATACCTCTCGGCAGATGCGGATCCTCAATGAGGTGCCGCCGGTGCTCACCATCTTCATTGTGATCCTGGTCATTGTCCGACCGTTCTGA
- the hemH gene encoding ferrochelatase (Derived by automated computational analysis using gene prediction method: Protein Homology. GO_function: GO:0004325 - ferrochelatase activity [Evidence IEA]; GO_process: GO:0006779 - porphyrin-containing compound biosynthetic process [Evidence IEA]): protein MSEKVGAGGQRIAVVLFNLGGPDSPDAVKPFLFNLFSDKAIISVPQPFRWLIAKIISSRRAAIAREIYGHIGGRSPIVPETERQAEAIERVLSDLNENGGDVKCFIAMRYWHPFAGEAAAKVAAFNPDKIVLLPLYPQYSTTTTASSLKDWKQAWAKQVGPGSTLSKTLSKSLETKEICCYPEASGWIEAQAALIRQGIDQAGSVDNVRVLFSAHGLPKKVVEAGDPYQRQVERTCAAVAKELAISNLDWVTCYQSRVGPLEWIGPSTDDEIERAGRDGRKIVLAPIAFVSEHSETLVELDIEYGELAKRSGVETYIRVPAVGTHPAFIRELGDQVRAVLTSDDMICPEELAGGICPGNRL, encoded by the coding sequence ATGTCTGAAAAGGTTGGAGCTGGGGGTCAACGCATCGCCGTGGTGCTGTTCAATCTGGGTGGGCCAGACAGTCCGGATGCGGTGAAGCCGTTTCTCTTCAATCTCTTCTCAGACAAGGCGATTATCAGCGTTCCTCAACCTTTTCGCTGGTTGATTGCCAAAATTATATCCTCCAGGCGCGCGGCGATTGCGCGGGAGATTTATGGTCATATTGGAGGCAGATCGCCGATTGTTCCGGAAACAGAACGTCAGGCTGAGGCAATCGAACGGGTACTCTCAGACCTAAATGAGAATGGGGGCGATGTGAAATGTTTCATCGCCATGCGCTATTGGCATCCATTTGCTGGTGAGGCAGCTGCCAAAGTCGCGGCCTTCAATCCTGACAAGATCGTGCTTTTGCCGCTCTATCCGCAATATTCAACGACGACCACCGCCTCATCTCTTAAGGACTGGAAACAGGCCTGGGCAAAGCAAGTAGGGCCTGGTAGTACTTTATCTAAGACTTTATCTAAGTCGTTGGAAACAAAAGAGATTTGTTGTTATCCAGAAGCGTCTGGATGGATAGAAGCGCAAGCCGCTCTCATCCGCCAAGGTATCGATCAGGCAGGGAGTGTTGATAATGTGCGGGTTCTTTTTTCAGCGCATGGACTCCCCAAAAAGGTGGTGGAGGCTGGTGATCCATACCAGCGGCAAGTTGAGCGTACCTGCGCAGCTGTTGCGAAGGAACTGGCTATCTCAAATCTCGACTGGGTGACCTGTTACCAAAGCCGGGTGGGGCCTCTGGAATGGATTGGGCCGTCAACAGACGATGAAATTGAGCGCGCTGGCAGAGATGGCCGGAAAATTGTCCTGGCGCCCATCGCCTTTGTTTCAGAACATTCAGAGACCCTGGTTGAGCTCGATATTGAATATGGAGAGCTTGCTAAGAGGTCTGGTGTTGAAACCTATATTCGGGTTCCAGCGGTGGGGACCCATCCGGCCTTTATCCGGGAATTAGGTGATCAGGTGAGGGCGGTGCTGACAAGTGATGATATGATCTGCCCAGAGGAGCTTGCTGGTGGGATCTGCCCTGGAAACCGTCTTTAA
- the rho gene encoding transcription termination factor Rho (Derived by automated computational analysis using gene prediction method: Protein Homology. GO_function: GO:0003723 - RNA binding [Evidence IEA]; GO_function: GO:0005524 - ATP binding [Evidence IEA]; GO_function: GO:0008186 - ATP-dependent activity, acting on RNA [Evidence IEA]; GO_process: GO:0006353 - DNA-templated transcription termination [Evidence IEA]), with product MKQIKLQELKAKSPTELLVVAEELEVENASTLRTQELMFAILKQYAERETDIIGEGVVEVLQDGFGFLRSPEANYLPGPDDIYVSPSQIRRFSLRTGDTVEGDIRSPKEGERYFALIKVNSINFADPEEARHKVHFDNLTPLYPDEKLEMEIDDPTRKDTSGRVIDIVAPLGKGQRGLIVAPPRTGKTVLLQNIAHSISANHPEAYLIVLLIDERPEEVTDMKRSVKGEVVSSTFDEPAVRHVQVAEMVIEKAKRLVEHGRDVVILLDSITRLGRAYNTVVPSSGKVLTGGVDANALQRPKRFFGAARNIEEGGSLTIISTALIDTGSRMDEVIFEEFKGTGNSELVLDRKVADKRVFPAMDILKSGTRKEELLVDKVELQKMYVLRRILNPMGTTDAIEFLLDKLKQTKNNAEFFDSMNT from the coding sequence ATGAAGCAGATCAAACTGCAAGAGCTGAAAGCCAAGTCGCCCACCGAACTGTTGGTTGTGGCAGAAGAGCTTGAGGTTGAAAACGCGAGCACGCTGCGCACCCAGGAGCTGATGTTTGCGATCCTGAAGCAATATGCTGAACGGGAAACCGACATTATCGGCGAAGGTGTCGTCGAGGTTCTGCAGGACGGGTTTGGTTTCCTGCGGTCTCCAGAAGCCAACTATCTGCCCGGTCCCGACGACATTTATGTCTCCCCCTCACAGATCCGCCGGTTCTCTCTGCGTACAGGAGATACGGTTGAAGGTGATATTCGCAGTCCAAAAGAGGGCGAACGCTACTTTGCGCTCATCAAGGTCAACTCCATCAATTTTGCTGACCCTGAAGAAGCCCGCCACAAAGTCCATTTCGACAATCTGACGCCGCTTTATCCAGACGAAAAACTGGAAATGGAAATCGATGATCCAACCCGGAAAGATACGTCCGGTCGGGTGATCGACATTGTGGCGCCTTTAGGGAAGGGACAGCGTGGTCTCATTGTGGCGCCGCCACGGACCGGTAAGACGGTCTTGCTGCAAAACATTGCGCACTCGATTTCCGCCAATCATCCCGAAGCCTATCTGATCGTGCTGTTGATTGATGAGCGGCCGGAAGAGGTGACGGATATGAAGCGCTCGGTGAAGGGCGAGGTTGTCTCCTCTACCTTCGACGAGCCGGCCGTGCGTCACGTTCAGGTTGCCGAAATGGTGATTGAGAAAGCCAAGCGCCTGGTGGAGCATGGGCGCGATGTGGTGATCCTGCTTGATAGCATTACCCGTCTTGGTCGCGCCTACAACACGGTGGTTCCAAGTTCCGGCAAGGTGCTCACCGGTGGTGTGGATGCCAATGCCCTGCAGCGGCCGAAACGCTTCTTCGGCGCGGCGCGGAACATTGAAGAAGGTGGATCGCTCACGATTATCTCTACCGCACTCATTGATACCGGTAGCCGTATGGACGAAGTGATCTTCGAAGAATTTAAAGGGACCGGTAACTCGGAACTGGTGCTTGATCGCAAGGTTGCCGACAAACGTGTCTTCCCGGCGATGGATATTCTCAAATCCGGTACCCGGAAAGAGGAGCTCCTGGTCGACAAGGTCGAGCTGCAGAAAATGTATGTGCTGCGCCGGATCCTTAATCCCATGGGCACAACCGATGCGATTGAGTTCCTGCTCGATAAGCTTAAACAGACCAAAAACAATGCTGAATTCTTCGACAGCATGAATACCTAA